A section of the Gasterosteus aculeatus chromosome 10, fGasAcu3.hap1.1, whole genome shotgun sequence genome encodes:
- the rps18 gene encoding small ribosomal subunit protein uS13 isoform X3 has translation MSLVIPEKFQHILRVLNTNIDGRRKIAFAITAIKGVGRRYAHVVLRKADIDLSKRAGELTDDEVERVVTIMQNPRQYKIPDWFLNRQKDVKDGKYSQVLANGLDNKLREDLERLKKIRAHRGLRHFWGLRVRGQHTKTTGRRGRTVGVSKKK, from the exons ATG tctcTGGTCATTCCTGAGAAGTTCCAGCACATTCTTCGTGTTCTCAACACGAACATCGATGGCAGAAGGAAGATCGCCTTCGCCATCACTGCCATCAAG GGAGTTGGCAGACGTTACGCTCATGTCGTCTTGAGGAAGGCTGACATTGACCTCAGCAAGCGGGCTGGAGAGCTGACCGACGATGAG GTTGAGCGCGTGGTGACCATCATGCAGAACCCTCGCCAGTACAAAATTCCAGACTGGTTCCTCAACAGGCAGAAGGACGTCAAGGACGGCAAATACAGCCAG GTCCTGGCTAACGGTCTGGACAACAAGCTGAGAGAGGATTTGGAGAGGCTGAAGAAGATCAGGGCTCATCGGGGTCTCAGGCACTTCTGGGG tCTGCGTGTGCGCGGTCAGCACACCAAAACCACCGGGCGGCGCGGTCGCACTGTGGGCGTGTCCAAGAAGAAGTAA